Proteins encoded within one genomic window of Nonomuraea gerenzanensis:
- a CDS encoding carbohydrate ABC transporter permease — protein sequence MSLNIPLVPRAARRNLDLRRLPLTALGVLFLAVMLFPVYWMVNSSLQSSSGATTRDWFPLDATFSGYEKAITEQGPNFVTSLLIALGTVVLTLIIATPAAYGLSRIRSRGASAFVLVLLITQMIPAMVIANALYPLFNSLFLINNVFGLILANTAAGIPFAVLLIRAFMGSIPRALVEAAMVDGAGHLRAFVSIVVPISKNAIVTAALFTFLSAWSDFLFALTLTSTPEVRPITLGIYDYISANTQDWDTVMATAVLASVPAALLLIFAQRYIAAGAVAGAVK from the coding sequence ATGAGCCTCAACATCCCGCTCGTGCCGAGAGCCGCGCGCAGGAACCTCGACCTGCGCCGGCTACCCTTGACCGCCCTGGGCGTCCTCTTCCTGGCCGTGATGCTCTTCCCGGTCTACTGGATGGTCAACAGCAGCCTGCAGTCCAGCTCCGGTGCCACCACCAGAGACTGGTTCCCGCTCGACGCCACGTTCTCCGGCTACGAGAAGGCCATCACCGAGCAGGGCCCGAACTTCGTCACCAGCCTGCTCATCGCCCTCGGCACCGTCGTCCTCACCCTGATCATCGCCACCCCGGCCGCCTACGGCCTGTCCCGCATCCGCTCGCGCGGCGCGAGCGCGTTCGTACTGGTGCTGCTGATCACGCAGATGATCCCCGCCATGGTCATCGCGAACGCGCTCTACCCGCTGTTCAACTCGCTCTTCCTGATCAACAACGTCTTCGGCCTGATCCTCGCCAACACGGCCGCGGGCATCCCGTTCGCGGTGCTGCTCATCCGGGCGTTCATGGGATCCATCCCGCGGGCGCTGGTGGAGGCGGCGATGGTGGACGGGGCCGGTCACCTGCGGGCGTTCGTCTCGATCGTGGTGCCGATCAGCAAGAACGCGATCGTGACGGCCGCCCTGTTCACGTTCCTGTCGGCGTGGAGCGACTTCCTGTTCGCCCTGACCCTGACCAGCACGCCGGAAGTCCGGCCCATCACCCTCGGCATCTACGACTACATCAGCGCGAACACGCAGGACTGGGACACGGTGATGGCCACGGCGGTGCTCGCCTCCGTCCCCGCGGCCCTGCTCCTGATCTTCGCGCAGCGTTACATCGCGGCAGGCGCCGTCGCCGGCGCCGTCAAGTGA
- a CDS encoding ThuA domain-containing protein — translation MTIRVLVWGENRHEQAEPEVAKIYPDGMHNAIRRGVEARLGERATVRTATLDDPEHGLTEEVLAETDVLTWWGHAAHGEVADEVVERVHRHVLSGMGLLVLHSGHWSKIFTKLMGTTCTLRWRSENDRELIWTVAPSHPIARGVPHPIEIPAQEMYGEQFDIPTPDELIFISSFSGGEVFRSGCTFRRGNGKIFYFSPGDQDYPVYHHPDVLQVIANGVEWAAGDPGRRELPTLLRYEVGDFFNGHGYRGAMHNKEGAQ, via the coding sequence ATGACGATCCGTGTCCTGGTGTGGGGCGAGAACCGCCACGAGCAGGCCGAGCCCGAAGTCGCCAAGATCTACCCGGACGGCATGCACAACGCCATCCGGCGGGGGGTGGAGGCCCGGCTGGGCGAGCGGGCGACCGTACGGACCGCCACCCTTGACGACCCCGAGCACGGGCTCACCGAAGAGGTGCTCGCCGAAACCGACGTGCTGACGTGGTGGGGGCACGCCGCCCATGGGGAGGTGGCGGACGAGGTGGTGGAGCGCGTGCACCGGCACGTCCTGTCGGGCATGGGGTTGCTGGTGCTGCACTCCGGCCACTGGTCGAAGATCTTCACCAAGCTGATGGGCACCACGTGCACGCTGCGGTGGCGCAGCGAGAACGACCGCGAGCTGATCTGGACGGTCGCGCCGAGCCACCCCATCGCGCGCGGCGTCCCGCACCCGATCGAGATCCCCGCCCAGGAGATGTACGGGGAGCAGTTCGACATCCCGACGCCCGACGAGCTGATCTTCATCAGTTCGTTCAGCGGGGGTGAGGTGTTCAGGAGCGGGTGCACGTTCCGGCGGGGCAATGGCAAGATCTTCTACTTCAGCCCCGGGGATCAGGACTATCCCGTCTATCACCACCCCGACGTGCTGCAGGTCATCGCCAACGGCGTGGAGTGGGCGGCCGGGGATCCGGGGCGGCGGGAGTTGCCCACCTTGCTGCGGTACGAGGTGGGCGACTTCTTCAACGGGCACGGGTACCGGGGGGCGATGCACAACAAGGAGGGCGCTCAGTGA
- a CDS encoding Gfo/Idh/MocA family protein, with amino-acid sequence MSGRPVRVVQVGAGAMGAAWLRTLAGAEEVEVVGVADLDVGRAEAAVRAAGLTGAGVSGGPVRVAGSLGELLAVVDADAVVNVTIPAAHSTVNIEALFAGLPVLCEKPAAPTLAEALVQAAAAEATGRLLMISQSRRYFAALTTFRDRITQLGAPGLLTTDFFRAPHFGGFRDEMPHPLLIDMAIHAFDASRFLLGAEPVSVVCESWNPAWSWYQGDASATATFLFSDGTRYVFTGSWCAEGRDTSWNGEWRAVGAGGTATWDGEGRVTSSAAGVEEEVPPGAHEQIAGALVEFVGAVRTGAEPAGSIKGNLRSLAMVEAAVRSAETGERVNIGALLEQAYEEALALPAREEIRQQLKSWGAAATILS; translated from the coding sequence GTGAGTGGGCGGCCGGTGCGAGTGGTGCAGGTGGGGGCCGGGGCCATGGGGGCGGCCTGGCTGCGTACGCTGGCCGGAGCCGAGGAGGTCGAGGTCGTGGGGGTGGCCGATCTGGATGTGGGGCGGGCGGAGGCCGCCGTACGCGCGGCCGGCCTCACGGGCGCCGGGGTGAGCGGCGGCCCGGTCAGGGTGGCCGGTTCGCTCGGTGAGCTGCTCGCCGTGGTCGACGCCGACGCGGTCGTGAACGTCACCATCCCGGCGGCGCACAGCACGGTCAACATCGAGGCGCTCTTCGCCGGCCTCCCCGTCCTGTGCGAGAAACCGGCCGCCCCGACCCTCGCCGAAGCCCTCGTCCAGGCCGCAGCCGCCGAGGCCACCGGCCGGCTCCTGATGATCAGCCAGTCCCGCCGCTACTTCGCCGCCCTGACCACCTTCCGCGACCGGATCACCCAACTCGGCGCCCCCGGCCTGCTCACCACCGACTTCTTCCGCGCCCCCCACTTCGGCGGCTTCCGCGACGAGATGCCCCACCCCCTCCTGATCGACATGGCCATCCACGCCTTCGACGCCAGCCGCTTCCTGCTCGGCGCGGAACCGGTCTCGGTCGTGTGCGAAAGCTGGAACCCCGCCTGGAGCTGGTACCAGGGCGACGCGTCGGCCACCGCCACGTTCCTCTTCTCCGACGGCACCCGATACGTCTTCACCGGCAGCTGGTGCGCGGAGGGCCGGGACACGTCCTGGAACGGCGAATGGCGAGCCGTCGGCGCCGGCGGCACCGCCACCTGGGACGGTGAGGGACGCGTCACCTCCAGCGCGGCGGGGGTGGAGGAGGAGGTCCCGCCGGGCGCGCACGAGCAGATCGCCGGCGCGCTCGTCGAGTTCGTGGGCGCGGTCCGGACGGGCGCGGAGCCGGCCGGCTCGATCAAGGGCAACCTGCGCAGCCTGGCCATGGTGGAGGCGGCCGTCCGGTCGGCCGAGACCGGTGAACGGGTGAACATCGGCGCGTTGCTGGAACAGGCTTATGAGGAGGCACTCGCCTTGCCGGCGCGGGAGGAGATCAGGCAGCAGCTGAAGTCGTGGGGCGCGGCGGCGACCATCCTCAGCTGA
- a CDS encoding S28 family serine protease, producing MRLRFLAALAALLALVLPAASATAAAQDDLLERLKAITGLTVVSETQPAGYRFFVLSYTQPADHRDPGAGTFQQRLTLLHRSEQAPVVLATSGYGLPVNPTASRTEPTRLIDGNQVSVEHRFFRSSRPSPADWHDLTIWQEATDEHRIVQALRTIYSGKWIQTGVSKGGMTSVYHRRFYPDDVDGVVAYVAPNDPINPLDHAYDRFFARVGTESCRTALEDVQREALKRRARMVALLEADAARNGYTFARTLGSADRSFEMTILDTAWAFWQYSGVADCASVPPATATDEELYAWIDNVASFSFYTDQGMEYYAPYYYQAATQLGWPDLAFRHLRGLTRYRGLYQPNSVLPVELRSRHDPRPMLDVDLWVRTRSERMLFVYGENDPWSAERFVPSRRDSHLYVAPGANHGASIALLSEADRVAATDTLLRWAEVAPARRLPEAAPLPDDPMLPDRHHVR from the coding sequence GTGCGATTACGGTTTCTGGCCGCCCTGGCGGCCTTGCTGGCTCTCGTCCTGCCCGCCGCCTCGGCCACCGCCGCGGCCCAGGACGATCTGTTGGAACGGCTCAAGGCCATCACCGGACTGACCGTCGTGTCGGAGACCCAGCCGGCGGGCTATCGGTTCTTCGTCCTGAGCTACACGCAGCCCGCCGACCACCGGGACCCCGGTGCGGGCACCTTCCAGCAGCGGCTCACCCTGCTCCACCGCTCGGAGCAGGCGCCCGTCGTGCTCGCCACCAGCGGGTACGGGCTGCCGGTGAACCCGACGGCCTCGCGTACCGAGCCGACCCGCCTGATCGACGGCAACCAGGTGTCCGTCGAGCACCGGTTCTTCCGCTCCTCCCGCCCGTCCCCGGCTGACTGGCACGATCTGACCATCTGGCAGGAGGCGACCGACGAGCACCGGATCGTGCAGGCGCTCAGGACGATCTACTCCGGGAAGTGGATCCAGACGGGCGTGAGCAAGGGCGGGATGACCTCCGTCTACCACCGCCGCTTCTATCCCGACGATGTGGACGGCGTGGTGGCCTACGTCGCGCCGAACGACCCGATCAACCCGCTGGACCACGCCTACGACCGCTTCTTCGCCCGCGTCGGCACCGAGTCCTGCCGTACCGCGCTGGAGGACGTGCAGCGTGAGGCGCTCAAGCGGCGCGCGCGGATGGTGGCGCTGCTGGAGGCGGACGCCGCGCGCAACGGTTACACCTTCGCCAGAACGCTGGGCAGCGCCGACCGGTCGTTCGAGATGACGATCCTGGACACGGCGTGGGCGTTCTGGCAGTACTCCGGCGTGGCCGACTGCGCGTCCGTGCCGCCCGCGACCGCCACGGACGAGGAACTGTACGCCTGGATCGACAACGTCGCCTCGTTCAGCTTCTACACCGACCAGGGCATGGAGTACTACGCGCCGTACTACTACCAGGCGGCCACCCAGCTCGGCTGGCCCGACCTCGCCTTCCGGCACCTGCGCGGGCTGACCCGGTATCGGGGGCTCTACCAGCCCAACTCGGTGCTTCCCGTGGAGCTGCGCTCCCGGCACGATCCGCGGCCGATGCTGGACGTGGACCTCTGGGTGCGTACGCGGTCGGAGCGGATGTTGTTCGTCTACGGTGAGAATGATCCGTGGAGTGCTGAGCGGTTCGTGCCGAGCAGGCGCGATTCCCATCTGTACGTGGCGCCGGGCGCCAACCATGGGGCGTCCATCGCGTTGTTGTCCGAGGCTGATCGGGTGGCGGCGACGGATACGTTGCTGCGGTGGGCCGAGGTGGCTCCGGCTCGGCGGCTTCCGGAGGCGGCGCCACTGCCGGACGATCCCATGTTGCCTGATCGTCATCACGTCCGCTGA
- a CDS encoding TetR/AcrR family transcriptional regulator: MSMQTRRERVRAEREKMIITAARELAEAEGWEAVTTRRLAERVEYSQPVLYSHFKGKDAIVTAVAVEGFASLGEELRAARMEAVDAAGALEGVARAYTAFAGWRPALYDAMFHQRVDLPFADPDAPPALWAAWGELAEAVRPYADDDGDEEGVGVLTETFWAALHGLATLMRSGRLPAHGHERRLAILLSRFTT, from the coding sequence ATGTCGATGCAGACGCGCCGGGAGCGAGTGCGGGCCGAGCGGGAGAAGATGATCATTACGGCGGCTCGGGAGCTGGCCGAGGCCGAGGGGTGGGAGGCGGTGACGACGCGGCGGCTGGCTGAGCGGGTCGAGTACAGCCAGCCGGTGCTCTACAGCCACTTCAAGGGCAAGGACGCGATCGTGACCGCTGTGGCGGTGGAGGGGTTCGCCAGCCTGGGTGAGGAGTTGCGGGCTGCCCGTATGGAGGCGGTGGACGCGGCCGGGGCTCTGGAGGGCGTCGCGCGGGCGTATACGGCGTTCGCTGGGTGGCGGCCGGCGCTTTATGACGCGATGTTTCATCAGCGGGTGGATCTGCCGTTCGCCGATCCTGACGCGCCGCCTGCCTTGTGGGCGGCGTGGGGGGAGCTGGCTGAGGCCGTTCGGCCGTATGCGGATGACGATGGTGATGAGGAGGGGGTGGGGGTGCTGACCGAGACGTTCTGGGCGGCGCTGCATGGGCTGGCGACGCTCATGCGCTCAGGAAGGCTGCCGGCTCATGGTCATGAGCGCAGGCTCGCCATCCTTCTGTCGCGCTTCACCACGTGA
- a CDS encoding DUF4267 domain-containing protein, which translates to MLTYAAYGLAIALNLLVLFIGARFLLAPRPAAAGYGVPAKEDGDPAFLTIKGLRDGSFGLLGLALLAFVGPLAAAWFMVVVALVPLGDTVIVLRHGGTKAVAFGIHFATAVVVLLSAALLFAVS; encoded by the coding sequence ATGCTCACTTACGCTGCCTACGGCCTGGCCATCGCCCTCAATCTGCTGGTGCTGTTCATCGGCGCCCGCTTCCTTCTCGCACCGCGCCCCGCAGCCGCCGGCTACGGCGTCCCCGCCAAGGAGGACGGCGACCCGGCCTTCCTCACGATCAAGGGACTGCGCGACGGCAGCTTCGGACTGCTCGGCCTGGCACTCCTGGCCTTCGTCGGCCCGCTGGCCGCCGCCTGGTTCATGGTGGTCGTCGCCCTGGTGCCGTTGGGGGACACGGTGATCGTGCTGCGGCATGGGGGGACGAAGGCGGTGGCGTTCGGCATCCATTTCGCGACCGCCGTGGTCGTGCTCCTCAGCGCCGCCCTGCTCTTCGCCGTCAGCTGA
- a CDS encoding DUF2264 domain-containing protein, translating into MPDEHRTREHWEATADHLLNSVLPYATDGFAQYRLPGTASRSGPVSDGLEGYARTFLLAAFRIAGARGDVPPALLERYASGLIAGTDPAHPYAWPALTDMSQQLVEAASIALALHETRPWLFDRLSEGERERVVEWLAGFVGRRTPENNWVLFRVIVEQFLAEVGGPYEPSEISGGLDRIEEWYVGDGWYSDGKGKNFDYYCGWALHLYPSLWARMSGDTARQELYAGRLRRFLEQYQHFFAADGGPVHQGRSLTYRFATVAPLWLGALTGATPLPPGRTRRIAGRVLRHFAERGAPDERGLLTIGWYDAFPPIAQSYSGPASPYWASKAFLGLLLPAGHPVWTAPEEAAPVELADQSLTMPAPGWLLHTTSADGVVRLVNHGSDRDRVQPPDGAPDPYYTKLAYTSHTGPEVGERAQDVDNRVTVIASDGTASLRRHIEPLAASDRFAASAYQDGPVRVVTASVVDGAAEIRIHRVTAPSGHQVRDGGHALAAMAEPALREEAGLALAGRPDGLTSAVRALHGFTSTGVVTSVGTNAYGHYSATPYVLAAGHPGGTALYVSLVWLGGVPEEGPPVPVVRVEEGDVVVVSLVGGGMVMVDMGGEVPVVGRRDRTEPRS; encoded by the coding sequence ATGCCTGATGAGCACCGTACCCGAGAGCATTGGGAAGCCACGGCGGACCACCTGCTGAACTCCGTGCTGCCGTACGCGACCGACGGCTTCGCCCAATACCGCCTGCCGGGCACGGCCAGCAGGTCGGGGCCGGTGAGTGACGGCCTCGAAGGGTACGCGCGCACGTTCCTGCTCGCCGCGTTCAGGATCGCCGGAGCGCGCGGCGACGTGCCGCCGGCGCTGCTGGAGCGGTACGCGAGCGGTTTGATCGCGGGTACCGATCCGGCGCACCCGTACGCGTGGCCCGCGCTCACGGACATGTCGCAGCAGCTCGTCGAGGCGGCCTCGATCGCGCTGGCGCTGCACGAGACGCGGCCGTGGCTGTTCGACCGGCTCTCGGAGGGGGAGCGGGAGCGGGTGGTGGAGTGGCTGGCCGGGTTCGTGGGGCGGCGTACGCCGGAGAACAACTGGGTGCTGTTCCGGGTGATCGTCGAGCAGTTCCTGGCCGAGGTGGGCGGGCCGTACGAACCGTCCGAGATCAGCGGCGGCCTGGACCGCATCGAGGAGTGGTACGTCGGCGACGGCTGGTACTCCGACGGCAAGGGCAAGAACTTCGACTACTACTGCGGCTGGGCGCTGCACCTGTATCCGTCGCTGTGGGCCAGGATGAGCGGTGACACGGCCAGGCAGGAGCTGTACGCGGGCCGGCTGCGCCGCTTCCTCGAGCAGTACCAGCACTTCTTCGCCGCCGACGGCGGGCCCGTGCACCAGGGGCGCTCGCTGACGTACCGGTTCGCGACGGTGGCGCCGCTGTGGCTGGGCGCGCTCACCGGCGCGACGCCCCTCCCGCCCGGCCGCACCCGCCGCATCGCCGGCCGCGTGCTGCGCCACTTCGCCGAGCGCGGCGCGCCGGACGAGCGCGGCCTGCTCACCATCGGCTGGTACGACGCGTTCCCGCCCATCGCCCAGTCCTACTCGGGGCCGGCGTCGCCGTACTGGGCCAGCAAGGCGTTCCTCGGCCTCCTGCTTCCGGCCGGCCACCCCGTCTGGACGGCACCCGAGGAGGCCGCGCCCGTCGAGCTGGCCGACCAGTCGCTGACCATGCCCGCTCCCGGCTGGCTCCTGCACACCACCAGCGCGGATGGCGTCGTCCGCCTGGTCAACCACGGCAGCGACCGCGACCGCGTCCAGCCGCCCGATGGTGCTCCTGACCCGTATTACACCAAGCTCGCCTACACCAGCCACACGGGGCCGGAGGTGGGGGAGCGGGCGCAGGACGTGGACAACCGCGTGACCGTCATCGCCTCTGACGGTACCGCCTCGCTGCGCCGTCACATCGAGCCGCTCGCCGCTTCCGACCGCTTCGCCGCCTCTGCTTACCAGGATGGTCCGGTGCGTGTTGTGACCGCGTCCGTGGTGGACGGGGCGGCGGAGATCAGGATTCACCGGGTTACGGCGCCGAGCGGGCATCAGGTGCGGGATGGTGGCCATGCCCTGGCCGCGATGGCTGAGCCGGCGCTGCGGGAGGAGGCTGGTCTGGCGCTTGCCGGGCGTCCGGATGGGCTGACCAGTGCTGTCCGTGCTCTGCATGGTTTTACGAGTACGGGCGTGGTCACGTCTGTGGGTACCAATGCGTACGGGCATTACTCCGCTACGCCGTATGTCTTGGCGGCGGGTCACCCGGGTGGCACTGCGCTCTATGTGAGCCTTGTCTGGCTGGGTGGTGTGCCGGAGGAAGGGCCGCCTGTTCCCGTTGTCCGGGTGGAGGAAGGGGATGTGGTTGTCGTGTCCCTGGTCGGGGGCGGGATGGTGATGGTGGACATGGGGGGCGAGGTGCCGGTGGTGGGTCGTCGGGATCGCACGGAGCCGCGATCGTAG
- a CDS encoding LacI family DNA-binding transcriptional regulator encodes MVRRATSDSGERRPTTIRDVAAHAGVSVATVSRILSGSYPSAPATRSKVMKAVRELDYVANANARNLAGASSRSVAIIVNSVVSPHYAHVAQGVQTQAALEGKLCIVGTTGGDPERELATVQLMRQEHAECVILVGNVVNNDAYRERMADYARALAAAGSQLVLCGRPTLGPDVPALVVEYDNTGGAYAITSHLLSAGHRRILFLGRHEGYTTSDSRITGYRNALADHRVPHDPGLEVDGTMERSEGYRMIRERLAAGPPDFTAVFAGNDLIAAGARQALREQGLRVPDDISMVGFDDLPPSVDIDLTTVHVPHEELGRTAVRLALERRQDKGAAPARHVLLGTHIIVRDSVRPLRVELG; translated from the coding sequence ATGGTCCGGCGTGCGACGTCCGACAGCGGGGAGCGGCGGCCGACGACGATCCGTGACGTGGCCGCGCACGCGGGCGTGTCCGTGGCCACGGTGTCCCGCATCCTGTCGGGCTCCTACCCCAGCGCCCCGGCCACCCGCAGCAAGGTCATGAAGGCGGTGCGCGAGCTCGACTACGTCGCCAACGCCAACGCCCGCAACCTCGCCGGAGCCAGCAGCCGCAGCGTCGCCATCATCGTCAACTCCGTCGTGTCCCCGCACTACGCCCACGTCGCCCAGGGGGTGCAGACGCAGGCGGCGCTCGAGGGCAAGCTGTGCATCGTCGGCACCACCGGCGGCGATCCGGAGCGCGAGCTGGCCACCGTCCAGCTCATGCGGCAGGAGCACGCCGAATGCGTGATCCTCGTCGGGAACGTCGTCAACAACGACGCCTACCGCGAACGCATGGCCGACTACGCCCGCGCGCTCGCCGCGGCCGGCTCGCAGCTCGTCCTGTGCGGACGTCCCACGCTCGGGCCGGACGTGCCGGCCCTCGTCGTCGAGTACGACAACACCGGCGGCGCCTACGCCATCACCAGCCACCTGCTCTCGGCAGGGCACCGGCGCATCCTCTTCCTCGGCAGGCACGAGGGCTACACCACCTCCGACAGCCGCATCACCGGCTACCGCAACGCCCTCGCCGACCACCGCGTCCCGCACGACCCGGGCCTGGAGGTCGACGGCACGATGGAGCGCAGCGAGGGGTACCGCATGATCCGCGAACGCCTCGCGGCCGGCCCGCCCGACTTCACCGCCGTCTTCGCGGGCAACGACCTCATCGCGGCCGGCGCCCGCCAGGCGCTGCGCGAGCAGGGGCTTCGGGTGCCTGATGACATCTCCATGGTGGGCTTCGACGATCTGCCGCCGTCCGTGGACATCGACCTCACCACCGTGCATGTGCCGCACGAGGAGCTGGGGCGGACTGCGGTGCGGCTGGCACTCGAACGGCGGCAGGACAAGGGGGCGGCGCCGGCTCGGCATGTGTTGCTCGGGACGCACATCATCGTTCGGGATTCTGTGCGGCCGTTGCGGGTTGAGCTGGGGTGA
- a CDS encoding winged helix-turn-helix domain-containing protein yields MALTLTLESARRLAVMCQHLAGPRPTGDLEGLRSILSRLRCLQLDPVNAVARSHLLVLWSRAGHYSPADLDTLLWQERWLFEYWAHAASIVLAEDYPIHHLMMRRYAEGESDYARMVHGWLEANDVLRRHVLDRLREAGPLPPGAFEDLAAVPWKSSGWTNGRNVERMLDFLWTQGHIMVAARQGRTRHWDLAERWLPGWTQAEPLSQEAAVTLATEHALRALGVARAPDIENHFTRSRYPGLTEVLAALHRSERIVPVAVEGGDETWYAHVDALALLERDAWQPHTTLLSPFDNLICDRERTERLWGFAFRTEMYVPKHKRQYGHYIMPILHGERLIGRLVPRMDRRRGVLEIEGVFPEDTTTDPSTVRAVAKAITDLAAFAGAREVVHGEKVTAPWRGAVLG; encoded by the coding sequence GTGGCCCTAACCCTCACCCTGGAGTCGGCGCGACGACTGGCCGTGATGTGCCAGCACCTGGCCGGCCCCCGCCCCACCGGTGACCTGGAGGGCCTGCGCTCGATCCTGAGCCGCCTGCGCTGCCTGCAGCTCGACCCCGTCAACGCGGTGGCCCGCAGCCACCTCCTCGTGCTCTGGAGCCGAGCCGGCCACTACAGCCCCGCCGACCTCGACACGCTCCTGTGGCAGGAGCGCTGGCTGTTCGAATACTGGGCCCACGCCGCCTCGATCGTGCTGGCCGAGGACTACCCGATCCACCACCTCATGATGCGCCGCTACGCCGAGGGCGAGTCCGACTACGCCCGCATGGTGCACGGCTGGCTGGAAGCCAACGACGTCTTACGTCGCCACGTGCTCGACCGCCTGCGCGAGGCGGGCCCGCTCCCGCCGGGCGCGTTCGAGGACCTCGCCGCCGTGCCGTGGAAGTCCAGCGGCTGGACCAACGGCCGCAACGTCGAACGCATGCTGGACTTCCTGTGGACCCAGGGCCACATCATGGTGGCCGCCAGGCAGGGCCGCACCCGCCACTGGGACCTGGCCGAGCGCTGGCTCCCCGGCTGGACGCAGGCCGAGCCGCTCTCCCAGGAAGCAGCGGTGACCCTGGCGACCGAGCACGCCCTGCGCGCCCTCGGCGTCGCCCGAGCCCCCGACATCGAGAACCACTTCACCCGCAGCCGCTACCCGGGCCTCACCGAGGTGCTCGCCGCCCTGCACCGCTCGGAGCGCATCGTCCCCGTCGCGGTGGAGGGCGGCGACGAGACCTGGTACGCGCACGTGGACGCCCTCGCTCTGCTGGAACGCGACGCCTGGCAACCGCACACCACGCTCCTGTCGCCGTTCGACAACCTCATCTGCGATCGCGAGCGCACCGAGCGCCTGTGGGGGTTCGCGTTCCGCACGGAGATGTACGTCCCCAAGCACAAGCGGCAGTACGGCCACTACATCATGCCGATCCTGCACGGGGAGCGACTGATCGGGCGGCTCGTCCCGCGCATGGACCGGCGGCGCGGGGTGCTGGAGATCGAGGGCGTCTTCCCGGAGGACACCACCACCGACCCGAGCACCGTCCGGGCCGTCGCGAAGGCGATCACCGATCTGGCCGCGTTCGCCGGCGCCCGTGAGGTCGTCCATGGAGAGAAGGTGACAGCGCCGTGGCGGGGCGCTGTCCTGGGGTGA
- a CDS encoding alpha/beta hydrolase domain-containing protein: protein MASGAHPIAAGLVDVPTVEGPLPGVLPGDPASPDISQTYPWLATDADLRERGYVEQEFHLSGNADAYTTTGELLASDVPYRTRVIVRRPAIQATFNGTVLMEWQNVTAGYDLDALWSTEQLTRAGYAWVGVSAQRVGVNQLRQWSPARYGTLDVTGGGQFMTDQLSYDVFSQAAKAIKASARPSLLGRLRANTVLAVGASQSAGRLTVYYDAVLPHLESVFDGYGQIVGPAPTRAGAEPVFQVLSETDVRSPVRPPDTERFRRWEVAGSAHSGWHGYNARVPLLTRDLGAAPTYTCARPPFSRVPLHHVLAAAYDHLTRWARRGVAPPSAQPLEFAPDGTKARDELGLARGGIRLSQVVAPRALNTGDNSGETFCVLFGTHIPFTQEQLDRLYPTHGHYVAAVVRADAHNVKAGYLLPGDARQNLIDTRP, encoded by the coding sequence GTGGCTTCGGGAGCCCACCCCATCGCGGCCGGCCTGGTGGACGTGCCGACGGTGGAAGGCCCGCTGCCGGGCGTCTTACCGGGCGACCCCGCCTCACCGGACATCTCCCAGACCTACCCCTGGCTGGCCACCGACGCCGACCTGCGCGAACGCGGCTACGTCGAGCAGGAGTTCCACCTCTCGGGCAACGCCGACGCCTACACCACCACGGGCGAGCTGCTCGCCTCCGACGTGCCGTACCGAACCAGAGTGATCGTCCGCCGCCCGGCGATCCAGGCCACCTTCAACGGCACCGTACTGATGGAGTGGCAGAACGTCACCGCCGGCTACGACCTGGACGCCCTGTGGAGCACCGAGCAGCTCACCCGCGCCGGCTACGCGTGGGTCGGCGTCTCGGCCCAGCGCGTGGGCGTGAACCAGCTCCGCCAGTGGAGCCCCGCCCGATACGGCACCCTCGACGTCACGGGCGGCGGCCAGTTCATGACCGACCAGCTCTCCTACGACGTGTTCTCCCAGGCGGCCAAGGCCATCAAGGCATCCGCCCGCCCCTCCCTCCTGGGCCGCCTGCGCGCGAACACGGTGCTGGCCGTCGGCGCCTCGCAGTCGGCCGGCCGGCTGACCGTCTACTACGACGCCGTGCTGCCGCACCTAGAGAGCGTCTTCGACGGTTACGGCCAGATCGTCGGCCCGGCCCCCACCCGCGCCGGCGCGGAGCCGGTCTTCCAGGTGCTGTCGGAGACGGACGTGCGCTCGCCCGTGCGGCCTCCGGACACCGAGCGGTTCCGCCGCTGGGAGGTGGCCGGCAGCGCACACTCCGGCTGGCACGGCTACAACGCCCGAGTCCCGCTGCTCACCCGCGATCTCGGGGCCGCGCCGACGTACACGTGCGCCAGACCGCCCTTCAGCCGCGTGCCGCTGCACCACGTCCTGGCCGCCGCCTACGACCACCTCACCCGCTGGGCGCGGCGTGGCGTCGCCCCGCCCAGCGCACAGCCCCTGGAGTTCGCCCCGGACGGAACCAAAGCGCGCGACGAGCTGGGGCTGGCGCGTGGGGGCATCCGGCTGTCGCAGGTGGTGGCGCCCAGGGCGCTGAACACGGGCGACAACTCCGGCGAGACGTTCTGCGTACTGTTCGGCACGCACATCCCGTTCACTCAGGAGCAGCTCGACCGGCTGTACCCGACCCACGGCCATTACGTGGCGGCGGTCGTCCGCGCGGACGCCCACAACGTGAAGGCCGGCTACCTGCTCCCCGGCGACGCCCGCCAGAACCTCATCGACACCCGGCCGTGA